The Niabella beijingensis genomic interval ATGCGAACGGGATCTTCAGGTTCCCGACATTGATAAACGGGAAGTACTCGGCGGTATGCACATTGCCTCCGCTTACCTGGAAAAACGCCCAGAGACTTAAAATAAAGGACGCCAGTATCACCCCGCTCCCGATGAACCCAACGGCTCCTTTTGATAAACTTTTTCTTCCCAATCCGTTTATGATACACCCCAGCAATGGCAGCAGCGGGATCCAATAAACGATATCTAACACATTATTCATAATAAAGAGAATGCCGGCGCAATTAATGTTTCAGCCTGTTTAAGAAATTAATATTTATCGAGTGTACATTCCGGTACATCATTACAATGATGGCCAGTCCCACGCTCACTTCGGCCGCTGCCACCACCATAATAAAAAACACGAACAACTGGCCATCGGAGCCGGCTGTGGCGGCAGCTCCCTTTGCCACATGGTGCATTTTGGAGAAGGCCACCAATAAAAGATTTACGGCATTCAGCATCAGCTCAATACACATAAAAACAATAATGGCATTCCTGCGGGTGAGCACCCCTACCACGCCTATGGAAAACAGGCAGAGGGCAAGGGTGATGTAGTAATTTATTGGCATGTTCTTTTTTGATTTAGTCGTTAACGTTTGCAGTCAGCTGATTAATCTTTTTTTCCGATGACCACCGATCCTACCATGGCACTTAAAAACAGGATACTGCTGATCTCGAACGGGATCACAAAAGTAGTGAACAGTTCGCGTCCCAGGTTTTTTACCAGCCCGATATCACCGGTGCCCATTTCCACCAGGTTCTTTTTCACCTCTGTATTCTTCAATGCCGCGATCAGTACCAAAAACAAACAGCCGCCCGCAATGGCCCCTACGATCTGCAGCCATTTGTTCTTCAGCGTTTCCGCCGTCCGGCTGAGGTTCATCAGCATGATCACAAACAGGAAAAGTACCATGATGGCCCCTGCATAAACAATGATATTTACAATAGCGAGGAACTGTGCATTCATCAAGATATAATGACCGGAAATGGCAAAGAAGGTTACGATCAGTCCCAATACGGAGTAAACGGGATTTTTACTGGTAACAATCGTTAACGCACTTCCGATAGCGATCACCGTTAATACCCAGAATAATAGTTGCGTGATATTCATTTCGTTTCTTATATTAACCCTTAAACTCCTTCTTTTTCCCTGCTGATAGTACCCAATGCTTTCTGATACCCTTCCGGATCGGTAACCGGGTTGGGGATCAGCAGGTCTTCTTTTTTATAAATAAATCCTTTGCGCTGGTAATTTGCCGGTGTAAAGGTCTGCGACAGATAGATCGCATCTTTCGGACAGGCTTCTTCGCAGTATCCGCAGAAAATGCAACGCAGCATATTGATCTCATATTTTGCGGCGTATTTTTCCTCGCGGTACAGTTGCTCCTCACCTTCCTGACGCTCGGCGGCTTCCATGGTAATGGCTTCCGCCGGACAGGCCACAGCACAAAGACCGCAGGCCGTACAGCGTTCACGGCCCTCCTCATCCCTGTTCAGGATGTGGAGCCCGCGGAATACCTTGCTAAAGGGCCTTGTCTCTTCCGGGTATTTGATCGTGGCCTTCTTTTTAAAGAAATGCTTTAAAGTAATGGCCATTCCCTTAAAAATATTTACCAGGTATAGACGTTCCACCCAGTTCATCGGTCTCCGGTCAACGGGCTTGCTTCTGTTGGTTAATTGTACACTCATGGTCTCTTATCCAGTGCTTTATTTAATTTTTTTTATGGTATCAACTGCAGTGCATATCCCCGCTTCCTTGCGTCGCACTCTTGTACAGCTGTACTCCTGTCATCTATCCACTCATCACCTTTCACTACTTCTTCAGCCAAAGGATCACCAGCGCCGTTATGATCATATTGGCCAGGGCCAGTGGTATCAGGCGTTTCCAGCCCAGGCGCATCAGCTGGTCGAAACGGAAACGCGGGATCGTCCAGCGGATCCACATAAACACAAATACAAAGAACAGCGCCTTTGCCATCAGGGTAAGGAAGGTGAGCAGCGCTACCCAGTTCTCCCCGATATGTGTTGCCAGGCGGGCCTCGTTTACAAACGGGATATCATAGCCGCCAAAGTAAAGGGTTGCCATAATAACACCGCTGATAAACATATTAATGTATTCTGCAAACAGGTAAAAACCCAGCTTCATACTGGAGTATTCCTGGTGGTATCCGAAGTTCAGTTCATTTTCCGCTTCCGGCAGGTCAAAAGGCGTACGGTTTGTTTCTGCCAGAGCACAGATAAAAAAGATGATAAAGCCGATCGGCTGATAAACAATATTCCATACGGAATTATATTGCTCACCCACAATAACACTCATCTGCAACGACCCCGTCAGCATCAGCACCGCGATCAGCGATAATCCCATTGCCAGCTCGTAAGACACCATCTGGGAGGCACCGCGTATGGCAGCCAGCAGTGAAAATTTATTATTGGAAGCCCATCCGCCCAGCATGATGCCATATACACCCAGGCTCACGACCCCAAAAACATAGAGGATCCCGATGTTTACATCTGCCACCTGCAGCGGCACTACGCGATCACCGATGGACATATTCGCCCCCCAGGGGATCACAGCACTGGTCAGCAGCGCCGTCACCATCGCCAGCAGCGGCCCGAGGATGAACAGGAATTTTGAAGATGCCAGTGGAATGATCTCCTCTTTAAAAAAGAGCTTACCACCATCCGCCAGCGGCTGCAGCAATCCAAAAGGACCGGCCCTGTTGGGTCCGATACGGTCCTGGATAAATGCCGCCACCTTTCTTTCTCCATAAGTAGCATACATGGCCACCACCATCGACAAGGTAACGATGCCCGCGATCAGCACCAGTTTCTCAATAATAAAAATCCAATCAATAGCCAGTAAGTACATATTCTAAAATATAGCTTGTTAATCTTTTTTTTCTCCGATCATTTTATGGTTGAACACCGCTCCTGTAGCAGGTCCGGGGATCTTGCTCAGATCCACGGAAGGATCATTCACTTCACTGACACTGTGAATGTCCATCAGCAGTTTGGGAGCTCTTCCACCCATTACCTCGCTGATGGTTTCCTTGGGCTTGTCCATTCCTACATAGTGATTGGCCCCAATTACAGAATGCCGCGCTATTTTGGTAGGTCCTTCGATCACCCAGTCCTTAATATCCTTCTTTTCAAACCGGCATTCATTACAGATCCATCCGGTTTTTCCGTCTTCTGCCGGCAGGATCTCGCCCCACTGATCTTTACGGGCGGTAACACGTAATACTTCGTTGCCCCGTTCCCACAGGGTTACCTTACCACAGCAGTTGGGACAATCACGGTGTGCATCCACCGGTTTTGTAAACCAGACCCGGTTCTTGAAGCGGAATGTTTTATCCGTCAGCGCGCCCACCGGGCAAACATCGATCACATTTCCGATGAATTCATTGTCCAGCGACTTTTCGATATAAGTAGCGATCTCTGCATGATCGCCCCTGTCCAGTATTCCGTGCTGCCGTTTATTGGTCAGCTGATCCGCAGTGAACACGCAGCGGTAGCAAAGGATACAACGGGTCATGTGCAGCTGGATGTATTTACCCAGGTTATGTTTTTTAAACGTGCGCCGCTTGAATTCGTAGCGGGTCCCTTCCTTTCCATGTTCATAGCTCAGGTCCTGCAGGTGGCATTCCCCGGCCTGGTCGCAAACGGGGCAATCCAGCGGGTGGTTGATCAGCAGGAACTCCACCACACTGTTCCGGGCACCGATCACGCGTTCGCTTGTAATGTTCTTTACTTCCATGCCATCCATCACCGTGGTACGGCAACTGG includes:
- the nuoK gene encoding NADH-quinone oxidoreductase subunit NuoK, yielding MPINYYITLALCLFSIGVVGVLTRRNAIIVFMCIELMLNAVNLLLVAFSKMHHVAKGAAATAGSDGQLFVFFIMVVAAAEVSVGLAIIVMMYRNVHSININFLNRLKH
- a CDS encoding NADH-quinone oxidoreductase subunit J, which gives rise to MNITQLLFWVLTVIAIGSALTIVTSKNPVYSVLGLIVTFFAISGHYILMNAQFLAIVNIIVYAGAIMVLFLFVIMLMNLSRTAETLKNKWLQIVGAIAGGCLFLVLIAALKNTEVKKNLVEMGTGDIGLVKNLGRELFTTFVIPFEISSILFLSAMVGSVVIGKKD
- the nuoI gene encoding NADH-quinone oxidoreductase subunit NuoI, producing MSVQLTNRSKPVDRRPMNWVERLYLVNIFKGMAITLKHFFKKKATIKYPEETRPFSKVFRGLHILNRDEEGRERCTACGLCAVACPAEAITMEAAERQEGEEQLYREEKYAAKYEINMLRCIFCGYCEEACPKDAIYLSQTFTPANYQRKGFIYKKEDLLIPNPVTDPEGYQKALGTISREKEGV
- the nuoH gene encoding NADH-quinone oxidoreductase subunit NuoH, whose product is MYLLAIDWIFIIEKLVLIAGIVTLSMVVAMYATYGERKVAAFIQDRIGPNRAGPFGLLQPLADGGKLFFKEEIIPLASSKFLFILGPLLAMVTALLTSAVIPWGANMSIGDRVVPLQVADVNIGILYVFGVVSLGVYGIMLGGWASNNKFSLLAAIRGASQMVSYELAMGLSLIAVLMLTGSLQMSVIVGEQYNSVWNIVYQPIGFIIFFICALAETNRTPFDLPEAENELNFGYHQEYSSMKLGFYLFAEYINMFISGVIMATLYFGGYDIPFVNEARLATHIGENWVALLTFLTLMAKALFFVFVFMWIRWTIPRFRFDQLMRLGWKRLIPLALANMIITALVILWLKK
- a CDS encoding 2Fe-2S iron-sulfur cluster-binding protein; translated protein: MADEIKQEPPANFKVTIDNVTLEVPPGTTILQAARMVGGDVAPPAMCFYTPLKGSGGKCRTCLVEVSKGSEKDPRPMPKLVASCRTTVMDGMEVKNITSERVIGARNSVVEFLLINHPLDCPVCDQAGECHLQDLSYEHGKEGTRYEFKRRTFKKHNLGKYIQLHMTRCILCYRCVFTADQLTNKRQHGILDRGDHAEIATYIEKSLDNEFIGNVIDVCPVGALTDKTFRFKNRVWFTKPVDAHRDCPNCCGKVTLWERGNEVLRVTARKDQWGEILPAEDGKTGWICNECRFEKKDIKDWVIEGPTKIARHSVIGANHYVGMDKPKETISEVMGGRAPKLLMDIHSVSEVNDPSVDLSKIPGPATGAVFNHKMIGEKKD